Within Melospiza georgiana isolate bMelGeo1 chromosome 21, bMelGeo1.pri, whole genome shotgun sequence, the genomic segment GATGAGGAGAAATCCAAGGTATAGTGAAGGCTTGTGACAAAATCACTAATGTAAAGTGATTACTCAGTGCACATTTAGAATAAGGAAGCAAAGTATAATAATGTGGCTTTTATTTGGGGGGGGATGATCTGTTCTTTTGCAGGGTTCACTGCTTTGTCCACCTGCTTAACCCAAAGTTCCAGTTAAGACCTTGTCTGTGTTACCATTATAGGGTTACTTATGTTAAAGTGCCATCCTACTGAAGTACTGGAAAGCAGAGGATGTTTCAcacacaggaggaaaaataatgtaTGAGAGGAATAACTGTCTAGTGCCAGAAGTCACTGAGATGTCACAGAATATGTCCTGTGTAAAAGCAGGAATGCAGCAACTCACATAGATAATAAACTCTAAATGACTCCTGCTGAAGTCCCTGTAACTATGGAAGCTATGTGAGATTTGTAACACTGGGCTGTATCCCTTTTCCCCTGAATTGTTCATATGGAGTCCTTTTCTTTTGCTCAAGGGTCTTTATTTGTTTCCTGACTAtaattttcttgtctttcagCTCCTAGCCAAGCTGCTGAAAAGCAAAAACCCAGATGATTTACAAGAGGCCAACAAACTTATAAAATCCATGGTAAAAGAGGTAAGAAATTCCTGTAGGATTGGTTCAGGTAAGCAGTCTGCTTTCCAGGTTTTAAGCAGTTTGACTTCAAATGGTGGAGAGCTTAGGATTTGATCTCTAGCTTGTACCTAGGAGATGTTTGTGTCACAGAAATTTGATGTTTGTGTCTACAGTTGGTGTCTCTGGTGGATGATGGGGCAGGAATTGAATGTCTCTTGTAAATAACCACATTCCCATCACTCAAGGTGGGATTTCATATCAAGGTTTGGTGGGAGCATTGTGGTACCTCCCCTGGATGCTGAGGACTGAGTCACTGGACTGGTTTTTCTCACAAACAAGTCATGGAAACACCTTCCtgtttgcagagctgtgctgcatcCACCCATGGCAGTCATTCCAATCTCTGGAGTCCAGAAAATGACTCACTGGGATTCTGGCAAATAAAAGGATACCTTCTGGACTGTAGTGGTTGTATAGGTTACCAAGATACTTCATTCAAGCTCCTCTTGTCCCCAGGGCAGATTCTCCTACGTCTTCAGTTGAAATCTCCAGTCAGAGATGGGTGGACATTTTCCACCAGAGTGTGCTTGTTGTTTCTAGTAAATGCTTTGCCTCAAACACCTCTCTTTTGTTAAGTGGCATCaagtgaacaaaaaaaaaaatcttctgaaaaggacagaaagaaaCTTCTTGGAACTTTTTTAGTGGTGTAATTATATATTGAAGTCTATCTAATGAGACTTTTTGGAAATATGGGGTTGCCTGTAATTTCAGAATGGTGGTGAAAAgacaataaaataaacaaagctTCACACGAATGAAGaagggttttgtttccttttttctggcTTAATCTTTAATAGTAGTTACTTGACACATTGGCAGATAATATCTGTGTTTGTGTTGCTATGAGCTTTCAGAAGGAAACTCATCCTTTCTGTCTGTGCTTTCCACCCTGAAGGATGAGGCTCGGATCCAGAAGGTGACAAAGCGCATGCACACGCTGGAGGAGGTGAACAACAATGTGAAGCTGCTGAATGAGATGCTGGTTCATTACAGCAAAGAGGACTCATCAGAGGCTGACAGAGAGCTCATGAAGGTGGGtctgagctgctccttcttCCCAGCAATCCTGGAGTCAGTCCTGTCTTACAGACTTGAGTTTTGCAGAGAATTACAAACACTGCAGTAAAATGGAGAGCAGTGGTGAGAAACAGGAGCAGTTGCTGCAAACAGCAGGCAAGAAAATATCCATGTTTTTAGTGCCTTTCATCAAAAGACTGGGTGGGGAGTAGCTCCATTTCATCTATGCTTGAAGTGAGGTGCAGCTGTTCTCCAGAGGTTCAGCTTGGCAGAACCTAGAAGCTGCAGTTTGTAATTCTGGACCCTATAAGGGCACACAGCTTGCAGGTCATAACTGTCTGTTGCAGCACTGTGGATGAATAAACTAAAGGCTAAATGGGGCAGAAAATAGTCCCTCCTCTTCAGAGGAAAAGTTTTAGCTTGTGTTTCAGGCTTAGGAGGACATCAGAGAAAATCAAAACGATCACCGGGGATGACTTGGTAGGCCCAGAGCCTTTAAGAATTGCACATtatcttattaaaaaaatcaaacccactTATTTTTAACAACAAAGTCTTTGAAGAGTAGTAAGAAACGTGTTTGTTTCTGTGAACCATTTTGTTACTGCCACCTTTCTGCTGTGTGGGTGCAGACTCAGTAGTGGTTGCAGCACAATTGAAGCCTAATTGCTGAAGCATGATTCTGCTTTTTTAGGGACTGCTGTACAAGGAAGGAACATGTCTTTTGGATTAGAACTTGACCATAGGTGCTGATGTGAGGGAGGACTGAGAAATGTGTTGGCAATGCAGGTTGTGTTAGCCCAGGCTCGTGTAACGCTGCTGGGCATtgtgagctgggcacagaggccATCCTGGCTGTGCAGCCACACTGGCACAGTCAGCAGAGTGAGACTGGTCTGTTCTGGGGGTCATTCTGTGCTgactggtgctgctggcagtggctcCTGGCTGGTGAAACCCTCTGTCCTGATCTGTCTTTCAGGAGCTGTACGAAAGGTGTGAAACCAAAAGACGGACACTGTTCAAGCTGGCCAGTGAGACAGAGGATAATGACAGCAGTTTGGGTAAACTAAACcacacttttcctttttaattgcttttgaGCTCCTTGCCTTTGTAAGGGTTCAGCTATAAAGTCATTTCCTCACTGTGGGTTCCTGTTGCTTTAATAAAGGACAGGCCTTCTCTCTTTGTGCTTATCATTTCAGTTCAGGCTAGGACTGGACAGTAAAGTTGGTTCAGGGGGATGGGAGCAGTAATGGGggacagctgctgctttgggaggggaagggagtTGCTGTGGGGAACAACCTTGGgctcatttttttcttggtaCTGCAATGTGTGTGGAGCTAGAAAAGGTCAGGATATTGCTTATAGAAATGTGGCACAGGCAGAGTGATGGAGCTCATAGCAAAATATTCATGGGTTTTCTTGCTGATTATTTAGCTGAAAACTGAGCACTCTCAGCATTAGTGGGAACAAAGTGACTAAAGCCTTGGAGGTCATTTTTATCTCTCTTGTAGGGGATATTCTGCAGGCCAGTGACAATTTATCACGTGTGATAAAttcttataaaaaaataatagaaggGCAAGTGATGAATGGTGAAGTGGATCTCCCTGGGATGCCTGTAGTGGAAGGTGAGTTGCTGGGAAGCCAATTGTTTAATTTTTGAATCCTGCAGTTCTAAGTGTTTTCAGCAATGTTTCCTGTTTTGTTAAAGTAGCTTTTGATGGTTCTTGTGGCCAACAGTTTGTGAATCAGAGGGGAACAAGAAGGCTTCTGAGCAGTGAATAAACAATTCTGgacagctgcagtgctgcagctttgcATTCTCCATTGCTCAGTCCATATTATTGAGACCTTTGATGACATCAGTAGCAAACCTCCGTGTGAGCAGTTTGTGTGGCTGGAAGTTCTCGTACATTTTCCTCCCCACATTTGTCCTGTTCCTTAATGGTAATGTGTAAGAAGAAGATAATTGAATCAAAAACATTTAACATTTTATCAAACAAGAGCTGAAGAGTAGGAGCTGGACCAGGGATCCTTTTCCTGGTTTTGCAAGTAATTCCAATCTGTGAATTCAGGCCAGTTGCCTATTTCACACTTGAACTTCACCATTGAAAGCTCTGGACATGAGTGTGACAGAATTACCACTTGAGACTCAAACATttttgctgctgcctggcaggatCTTACAGGGACAAGACTGTTCTAAATATGAAGATTGAGATGGTATGAATTTCTTTCAGCTTTCCAGATCTCTGATAACCCCTGTTTATTATAATGCTGTAGGATCTCCCAAAGCTTCATCTGAGTTCAAAAGATTTTTGAAGAGATCACAAATTTCATCCTTTTAAGTATCTGTGTTGATTTACATAGTCCAGACAGCAAATATCCTTTCTCTGTTACAAAGAGCCATAAGCCATGCTCGGATGAGGATCTCTCTGCTAATTTCTTGCACACACTGGGTTTGCTCTGagccttttgcctttttttcctagTAGTGCTCTTCTCCTGTCTGCTGCAGGCAGTAACTCCACCAACAATCTCAACACCCTGATCGACCTGGCTGGACTGGACGTCAGCAGcgcgccgccgcctccgctgccccccaggagcctggcagctgcccccagcccagcccccagcccagcccctggcccagctgagatccccatcctccctcctcctccccaggccTTCGTGCCCCCGCGCAGCTCCGCCAGCCAGGGGGAAACGGCGCCcgctcagcagggcagcaccagcaactccctgtccttgctggaTGAGGAGCTCCTGTGCTTGGGTAAGCTGCTGTGAGGGGTCTGCAAAAGGGCTGCTCAATCCATCCTAAGAAAGGCTGCTTTTGTGTTCTCCATGTTCCTGTGTTCCGGGGAATGCTCCCTTGCATCATTCTGAGTATGAGCCCTGGTCAGTGAGTCAGTATTAAAATcttcccagagctggctgcaagAAAGTAACTGTTTAGTGCAGTTGGAGTCTGATCTCTGGGGCTGGTGGGACATTGTGCTAAGGAGAAGGTACTTCAGAGGGGCGGTGCCTAGGAGCCTGCAGGATGCCTGTCTGTGGAGCCCAGGTGTGAACAGCAGAAGGCAATGCTAATCAGGATGGGTTAGAAGAGCTGTGTGCAGGGCATGACTGttggctgctggtgctgtcaGTCTCTTCCTCATCACAGACTTGCAGTCCATCTCAGTGTTTCATCAGGTTCTTGGGCTCTGGAAGAACTGAATCAAGTTTTGATGGTACTGAAACAGCAGCCAAAGAATTAGACTGAATTCATTTTCTCCTCCTGTTTTTCCCTTCAGGCCTGAAtgacccagcccctgcagcagggaaggagacCTCAGAGAACAATCAGTGGAGCATGTTTGAGGTACAGAGGAGGAGTctcagggaaggggagggagggagagagagactGATGTTGTGGGAGGTCTCAGGATACACTGTCACCTTGGAAAAGCATGTGatctcacacacacaggcaaagGGGCAGTCTGGCTTAGCCCCAAAATGTGGGATAGCTGTGTTTAAGCAGAGTAGGTATCCCTGAACCTGGCTTTCTCAGTGTTTCATCTGTCCCCATGATGTTAGTCCTTGCTTTGCTTAAATTACACATCAGATGTAGCCCTGACTTAGGCCACAGACTTTGCTGCTTGTCACCCAGAACCTGTTTTTGTGGTAAACCTTTGTCCCTCTGTAAGAGAGCAGTGCCATCTCTGCATCAGGGCCAGCAGTGAGTTAGAGCATCTGCCTGTCCTCTCTTCCAGAATGAGCAGTTGGACCTGGATTTCTTTAATCCGAAGATGGTGACTGTTGCTTGCAACCCTGCAGGGAATCCCCTTCTCCATCCCACATCACAGAGCACGTGTGGGACATCAGCCACGCTGCCTTCTGCTTTCCCAGcctcccagcctgctcccagcatcccagccccaaactcAGCACCGTTTGTAtttcctgctgtgccagctgcccctgcagggccTCCTAAGAatattccagctgctcctggctacTTCAGCTCGTCTGTGGGGGGCAATATGTCACATAAGATGGATGCATTGGGACAACTCCTTGAAGAAGCCAAAGGGTAACCAAAAGTCCTGACTTTGCTTTGGCTCTGCTGTTAGAAGCCAAGCTCACTGCAGTACCAGATTCTGAGGGTGACTTTCAATTCTCTGCTTTGGTAGAAATGTGGGATTGGGATTTTTCTTCTCAGAGGTTTCAGTTTACAGACTAATATGAGTTTCCCACCTCTGGGAGGGaaaggcaggcagagcacacagctgtaCTGTTACCTGACCCAAAGGTGTGGTGTGAAGGACAGTTAGCTGTTAAGGTACAAGAGGCCCCATTTCCTTCCTGACTTAGAGAAGTGACCCCAGCCTGACCCCCACCCTTGTCCTTGTAGTTCTCATGTGAGACTGTGCAGAGTCACAGACTCCAGCCTGactccaggctgctgctttgTCCTTGTGTTAAGCTGTTACCTCTGGGTATTGGTGAAATTCCTGCTTCCCTTCCAGCTCCATTCACCATGgcttttctgtctctcttgcAGGAGTGCCACCCAAGGCATGGTGACACCTTCAGTGTTCCCTGGGGTGACTTTGCCAAGCACTGTCACCCCTGCCCCAttagcagcacctgcagggctggcagccactGCCTCTGGGGCCCCTCCAGCTCCCTTCCcaagcagctgccctgctggatCAGGAAGTCCTCTCTTCCAGCCAACATCATTCCAGCAGCAAGGCAGTCCCATGAAAGCACCTGAAATTTCTTTGGCCAATGTCCACGTTCCCCTGGAATCCATTAAACCCAGTAAGTATTTCAGGTTTTTCACTTTGCTCTGGATACTTTTAAAGGCAAAGCTTCTTGTCAAATTTCATGAAATAGAGAGAAGggatgagcagctccagctgaacATGCTGATCACCTCGTGCTGCCTtattggaatatgaatcccaatatttccaggtagattgtgcctggcCCAGTCTGACCCTtactgctgggccaaaggcagcaactgtggtgtttcatcccagagacacctttggctggctggagattgcagctgggcactgaacaagtccaggcttgtagaaactctgtttacctcaggagggaaggcttcaggctaaggtgaggaggaaaaggagatggattctgctggagggtttataTCCAgagtttattccatggtcacagacgTCGGAATCGtggtaacagctccaacagaatcctgAGCACATGGTCTGATTGACCTGTTAAGCTCcggggggagagggagggaaggggcaggtgagccaccaaccaggtgagaggggcagggtctcaggggaggatgacacccagacaggccaatgacccctgggcataggggcaccatttgaacttgaccaaccacaaagaccttgctggaatgttaagcctgattgacagaactcactcagcaagggggcgaagggggaagaggaagagaggtattggcacacctggggaagggacACGGACATTTAAAACAGGATGttacaacacactgcaacatcTGCCTCAGGCCTtgtgctgcagcacaaaccTGGATGCTCTCCCTTGTCCCCCTGTCAGGCAGTGCCCTGCCCGTGACAGCCTACGACAAGAACGGCTTCCGGATCCTGCTGCACTTTGCCCGGGAGTGCCCGCCCGGCCGCTCGGAcgtgctggtggtggtggtgtcCATGCTGAACACGGCGCCGCTGCCCGTCAGGAACATCGTGCTGCAGGCGGCCGTGCCCAAGGTAGGCACACgtggcactgcagccagggagGCCTGGCCGTGGACTCTGGGGCTTGGCACATCCAGCTCTGACCTTTCCACAGGCTCTGcttgtggggattttttggtttttgtggcacttgagacagtaattcGTGTTCAGACTCGGGTGTTTATTATTTCCTATCAGTAAaagtctcactactgtgagttcagcagcttttcattagaaggcacaaaatggccaacaatctcttgttacaaggtcttttaagactaaattatccaattaagaactgacacctagattattttcccttttaacccaataactgatcccaaagagctgcaatggggacttttccacccaattacaaaatgccacccaaacccatgaagaaggaggaagaagaagcatgaagaagaaacccaggatggcaccctgtgccctctatcttgcttccatccacaacatactaaaaatcccaaaacctcagtTTTTCACCCAGTGATACAactacactgctctctatcatctatttcacacttttgtggattccagtttATCTTGAAGGCTAGGAAACTTTatccatgaatgagggtcaaagtcagtgctcccctgggggtcagggcagacagagaaatattcccagtgccctgggcttCCACAGTGCTCTTTCCAGAACACAAAGGTTCTTGTCAGAGGCAGAAAACACTGAGCAGGATAAGTCAAGATCTGCTTGTTCCTATTGTGTTTTGCAAGCTGGGCTGGCTCTTGTTCCCTCATTCTCACTTGTGGGTTGATTCTCTTCCATTTGGATATGGGCTGTTGTCCCCCCAGCCTGTGCATGCATCCTTCAttttccccagggcaggagatcATCCCTGaggttctgttttctgtttcatttgcaGTCCATGAAGGTGAAGCTACAGCCACCCTCTGGCACTGAGCTGTCTCCCTTCAATCCCATCCAGCCACCAGCTGCCATCACCCAGGTCATGCTTCTGGCAAATCCTGCCAAGGTGAGAGGGGCACTGGGGTTTATCCTGCTCTCTTCAGACATGCTTGATATCAGCTGAACTCTGTGGAGGGGTGGGACCAAACATTTGAGCAGCTACAGCTGTGTGTTCCTAAAagtttggacttgatgatcttggaggtcttttccaacctgattTATCTGTGATTCTAATGGGCCCTCCAGAAGTGGTTACTATGGAATGTTGGTGTTTCAGTTCAGGGCTACAGGAGGCTCTTCCCAACAGTCTTGGCAGGGAGAGGCATGAGAAGGGGCAGTGTGCTTCTTCCAGGCAAAGGGCAAGGACCATGTCAGGCTCAGCTTTAAAGGGAAGCAAAGCTGCCTCAGGAGTTTGACTCTCCTGTGCATTGAAGGTGCCTGGCTTTGCTGATAATTAGATCAATGCTAAATTAACTGGTGCTGTAGCAGTACTTTTGATGAACCAGCAGGCAAATGTCAGATCTTGTCTGTTCCATCATTCTCTGTGACCAGGGACACAATGGGGTTGACACTTTTCAGATGCTCCTAGCATCATCAGCAGAAAGGGAAGATGTTTTTCCTTGCTGTAGTCACTCATGCAgtcagccagctctgcaagcacaaaGCTGAAGGACTTTCTAATTGTTTGacaaattaaaatgtttataCTTGAGAATTACAATGAAAGTGCCCTTCAAGTATCAGCTGAAATCTCAGATAAAAGGATGAATGTTAGAGAGGTTTAGTGGGTGTTTAAAAAATTTTGTGGCTAGATTGAAGGGCTGCTTCCATCTCATGCTTACTGGATTGCAAGGCATTTTTCAGAGCAGGAACTGTTTTATCGTCCTCCACATGATGAGGAATGTAATTTTTGGAACTTTTCCAGCAGCAGTCTTTAGGCTCTTGGGAGAGCAGCTGAGCAACTGGCCATGTCTGTGCTCACAGGTCATTCAtgcttttctccttctgctcCATGCTAAGCAGTAAAAGTTTTTTGGTATGAAAAGTGTAAGGTGAATAACTCAGGTTTGTAAATAGCTGAACTCAATGAACTTAAcctgagccctcctgcccctgctctgcacaacAGAAATCTTGTGCTCTCTGTAGAGCTGTAACAGTGAAGTGTTTTGTTCAGGGCTGTTGAGCTGGGACTGTTCTCACATTGCTTTTGGGTTTTGTctttcctgcaggagaaggtGAGGCTGAGGTACAGACTGACCTTCACCCTGGGAGATCAGCCCAGCACAGAAGTGGGTGAAGTGGATCAGTTTCCCCCGGTGGAGCAGTGGGGGAATCTATGACCTTAGGGCACTGCCAGAGACTGTGACAGGACCAGGGCAGGATCCCACAGGACTGGAACAGATGTGCCGTGGGGAGGGACACACATGCTATCCACTGGTGATGTTCAGCTTTGTTTACATGTCCTGACCACTCTGCTTGTAGCTTTAGTCCAGAATGTTGTGCCCCACGTTTGAAGGGGCCCTGGAACACTTATGCCAAGCATGAACTGAGAGGCAGCCAGCCACAGGCGCTGCTGGCTGCTTTTACTTTGACCTCTGGGTGAATCTGGTTCTATCTTCCACTCTATTAAACTTGAAGTTACTGTATTTTGAGGGAAGACCTGTCAGCAGAAGGGGATTTAGTTGGCTTTTCCTGCACTGCTGTCCAGAGATCCCGACATGCTGTGGGGTGATGATGCCGCGAGCGAGCgcagagccctgccagcccctcctgggccTGTGACCTCCTTGTGCCACACGGGCTGTGAGCATGCTGAGCAGTAATGCTGCTCCATGAGGGAATGCTTCCTTTTTTACACTGAAACAGCACTTGGCTCCCTTCCCCCTCTCCTGCTTCATTCCCAAGGGCCCGTGTAAGCAGCCCCTCGCTCCGTGTGTGCCATACTGCTGTATCTTTACttgttctatttattttatgctgctggctgccaccCTGGGGCATCCATTTGGGGCAGCTGGTGCTGAGTTTTGTCTGCAAATGGTTGCACTggttatttttttgctttcattgcATTCCATAGTgtggggaaaagaggaaattgcatggtgaggaggaaggagggctGGAGGGTATTGGTCAGTATTGGAGGAGGACAGCACCTGGAGCACAGAACTGTCTTTACAATCACTAGTCAGGGCAAGTGACTGAATCCAGGGATAAGGAGAGATGCCTCTCATGTCCCCTCATGCAGGCAGTGTTACTGGTACAGTCAAATACTGTGTTTTATTGAGCTGAGTACAATGACCTACAAGATGTAAATAATCGAGCCGCAGAGTATTAAAACAGAACAAGCAGGCACAGAAAGGAAGAGGCTCCTCTGGGCTGTGATGGGGCCTGTGCTGGGTTAATGCCCCATTTTCTTTGTTCCCTGTATTAAGTGGCAAAGTGCAATTGTCCCCACAAAGGGGAAAAGAGTTTTGCTGGACATCAGTGCTAACAGAAGAGCTGATCCCTTAGCTGCAACCTCCTAGAAATAAGGTGTAAATCACCACAACTTGGTTCCAGCAGCCCCTTCTTTCTTCTCAGTTTCCAGTCTCAAGCAGTGCCTCAGTGAGCCCTGACAGACTGTTGTAAATTAACGGGGGTTTTTAACCCCCATTGACACGAACACAGAGAGGTGCCTGCTCAGTCCTTGGACACTCAGCTCTGGAtttccagcagggctgtcagcTCTTCTCAAACGTGGAGTGGGGCAGCACAGAGAACAGCAGTACAGAGGCTCCTGCCTCATGCAGGAAAACTCCACAGGAGAACATGATGCTGGAATGAATGGTGGCTGTAAAACCATTGCTGCAAACACAGCTTGCAGTTATTCATAGTTGAATTTTCTTTACTATGCTGCAGAGTAAAAATCCctataaatgaaaaaatgggATTCACAAGCCTCAGGCCCTCATCAGAGGTaccaggcagctgcaggaaccCCTGAAGGTGGAATTGAGGCTTGTCCTGCTCTGAAGCCTGTGGAGAGCTCAGCCTTGTCAGCTCCTGGTGCAGAAGCCAGGGGAGAGGGATGGGTTGTTTAGATACTAAAGAAAGTTGTTTTAAATTGATGGACTGGGAGATAATGGACAAGGAGAGAATTCTTTCTGCCTCAGACATGTTCTTGCCAGCACTTTAGACACAGTAGGCATGGGGGCAGTGCCTGGGTGGTGTGTCCtgaggagcagggcactgcttCCCTGCATGTGGATCTCACTGTGACttggaggaaggcaggagagcacaggtgctttcagcagcagcagccactcagACATGGACACACACCACGGTCCTGCTGCTTTGGAAATTAAACCATGAATGTTCCTTGTCTGTAGGGTGAGGTTCCTGCTTCATCCCCAGCAGTCCTACCTGTACATACATCTCCAATGcatttgtgctgctgcatgTTGAATAAATCATTTTCCCtacctggctctgtgctggcccttTCTCGTGACAGCTTCTGCAGTGCAGTGCTGCTTCTGGAAAGCCTCAGACTCAAACTATGGACTCAAGACCTTCCTAAGCAAAAATAGAGGTTGCCATTTCTAAAACCCTGCTGGTTTAAGAGGTGGCCTTCATTTCAGTTCTGGGTGttaaaggcaaagaaaacataaaatccAAGGAAAAGCTCACTTCACCAGGGGAGGGCTGCCAGACCAAGCTGGAACAAGCAGCCATAACATTTTGATGCAGGTCCTTcataaaaggttttaaaaaagcCTGTGTAAAGGctttttttggcctttttttgtAAAGGCTTGTTTGTGGAAGACAAGAACAAATGACCTAGCaatctgcaaaacaaaacatttattCTTAGAAAAAGTCAGTTTATGTACAGCAAgcctcagaggaggaggaacacCCTGCAGTCTTCAAGACCCTTCCACGGTGCCTTCCTTGACGATGACCCGAGCCAGGTTCCGTGCAAGGGCGAGTCTCAGCATTTCCACTTTGGTTGTCTCAACATCATCATCCTGCaagagagcagagcctgggctaGGGGACTGCACACAGTGATGAGCTGGTGCCATGGTCTGTCTCAGGGTTGGGAAGGTGAAGATGCAGGTTAGTGAGAGGTATTTACCTGTTACAGGGACCTCCTGAGAAGAGCAGAACCTGCATTTCCTACTTAATAGCTCAACCCAAGACAGCACTTTTCATTCCCTGGATGCTACAGGGCTTTGCATGTGCAGCAAATAGTTCCCTGTTCTGTGCCTGGAATgctcagagccagagctgctggatggCAACACCTCAGCTCTTCATTGCTCACATAATGTGCAATTATTTATCTTGGAAAAGCATCACAGTCCAGTGCAAACCATCAGAACATGAGGAGTAGGAACACTCCTGCACTGGGTGCATAAATACTTCAGTCTCTTATGGATGCTCTTATTTGACTGCCCTGATCCCACTGTGCCAGTCTCTGGGACTTGGGCTGTCCCTCTCCTATGACCTCACCAGGAATATAAATGCAGAGTTTCCCTCCCTGACCCTTCCCACAGCCCTCCTCACTTCATTATCCAATTGTCCTCAGAGCTGAACAGGGTTACCTGGAATTTCTGCTTGTCTGGATTCCCTGCTGTCAGGTCTTCCAGGCATCGCATCAACTCGTAAGTCTGCTCTGCTGAAAATATGACCTGTGGAAATCAAAGTATTTACTGAAAAAGATCAAATTTAGAAACATCACACAGGTTAAGAAGATAGTGCAGTTGAAGAGAATAATTTTACACTCCCACAGCTCCATTCTGACCCCTGAAATCACAGGATCCAAGGATAATTCAGGCTGGATGTGACTTTGGGAGGTCTCTAGTGCCACCTCCTGCACCAAGCAGGGTCAGCTATGAAGTCAAAGtggctgctctggctctgtAATTGCTGAATTATTCTTTTCTTGATGGATCTTAAAGAAAAACCTGTGCTTAGAACTGGAACAACCCTCAAGCCAAGTACCCAAAGGAGCTGAATGCAGCTAAAATTACCAGAGCAGATGAATTCCACTGCTGTTGTACCAGCGGGGAACCAAAGGAAGAGTCAATTTATGCCCTCCTGGGTCCCTGCGTGCTCCCACTGCCGGGACACTCGGAACTGCCACGGACAGgtctggcaggagcaggagggtcaCCCCTTTGAGTTCCCTGGTCAGGAACAAAGAAGGGGCTCCCAGGGGGGCT encodes:
- the GGA3 gene encoding ADP-ribosylation factor-binding protein GGA3 translates to MAEADGESLESWLNKATNPSNRQEDWEYIIGFCDQINKELEGPQIAVRLLAHKIQSPQEWEAVQALTVLEACMKNCGRRFHNEVGKFRFLNELIKVVSPKYLGDRVSEKVKSKVIELLYSWTVALPEESKIKDAYYMLKRQGIVMFDPVIPADRTLIPSPPPRPKNPVFDDEEKSKLLAKLLKSKNPDDLQEANKLIKSMVKEDEARIQKVTKRMHTLEEVNNNVKLLNEMLVHYSKEDSSEADRELMKELYERCETKRRTLFKLASETEDNDSSLGDILQASDNLSRVINSYKKIIEGQVMNGEVDLPGMPVVEGSNSTNNLNTLIDLAGLDVSSAPPPPLPPRSLAAAPSPAPSPAPGPAEIPILPPPPQAFVPPRSSASQGETAPAQQGSTSNSLSLLDEELLCLGLNDPAPAAGKETSENNQWSMFENEQLDLDFFNPKMVTVACNPAGNPLLHPTSQSTCGTSATLPSAFPASQPAPSIPAPNSAPFVFPAVPAAPAGPPKNIPAAPGYFSSSVGGNMSHKMDALGQLLEEAKGSATQGMVTPSVFPGVTLPSTVTPAPLAAPAGLAATASGAPPAPFPSSCPAGSGSPLFQPTSFQQQGSPMKAPEISLANVHVPLESIKPSSALPVTAYDKNGFRILLHFARECPPGRSDVLVVVVSMLNTAPLPVRNIVLQAAVPKSMKVKLQPPSGTELSPFNPIQPPAAITQVMLLANPAKEKVRLRYRLTFTLGDQPSTEVGEVDQFPPVEQWGNL